From the genome of Acidobacteriota bacterium:
GCGTCAGGTTCGTAAGCCTGAATGGAAAATGGCGAGCCGGGCACATCGTTGAGGGTCCAGCCCGGCAGGCTTTCGTCATATCGTGTGAACAGAGGAATCTGAGTGCGCGAAAGCTTTCGTCCTTCTGGGCTGCGCGTCCACACTCCCATCAAATAAATGAGGTCAATGCCGAGCGCTCTTAGCCGCTCCCACTCAGAGCGCGGCACGTCGGAGATGCCGATTGCGCGGCCGAGCTGTTTGCTCAAACGCAGGAGCCAGGGCAATGTGCTGATCTCATAGAGCTGAGGATGAGGTCTAAGCGGCGGCAGCATGTCTGCACCCGCTTCGGCAGGAACTGTCGCGGTAAGTCTGTCCAGTTGAGCCAAGCAGGTTCTCGCGTTCGATCTTTGGAAGAACAGCGGAGTGTAGAGCTTCAAGTAACGCCCGGTCAAACCATGCTTGAAAGATTTGGCGTTACCTCCCAGCTGAGGCCGAGTCTGGCACACAAAGATGACATCATCTTCCTCACCGTCTTACACTTAAGAAAATGAAGATTGCTCTCGGCCAAATCAATCCCACGGTGGGGGACTTCTGCGGCAATGCCTCAAAGATTATCGACTATGCCCACAGAGCAAAGGTACAGGGAGCTGATCTCATACTCTTTCCCGAATTGGCGATTTGCGGATATCCACCGCGGGATCTGGTTGAAAAGTCTTCCTTCGTCACGCAAAACGCAGAGACGCTGGAAGACATTGCGAAGCAGACGAACGGTATCGCCGTCATTTGCGGATTAGTCACGCCAGCAGAGAGCGAAACAGGAAAATCGGTCATGAATTCCGCCGCGCTCGTCCGCGACGGGCGCCTCGAGTTCATGCAGTCGAAGATGCTCTTGCCGACGTATGACGTCTTTGATGAAGACCGCTACTTCGCGCCTGCGCGCAAGCAGGACGTTGTGAGCCTCAACGGCTCAAAGCTCGCGCTCACGATTTGCGAAGACGCCTGGAATGACAAACATTTCTGGCATAAACGCCTTTACAGCATCGATCCCGTGGAGGAACTTGTTCGTGCCGGCGGGAATCTAGTATTGAACATCTCCGCTTCGCCATTCACAGTTCAGAAACGTGAGATCCGCAAAAAGATGCTGCAAGCGATTGCCGCCGACTTCCGAGTGCCGGTGATTATGTGCAATCAGGTTGGCGGCAATGACAGCCTGATCTTTGACGGCTCTAGCATCGTTGTCGGCCCGGATGGCCGAGTGTTGGCGCAGGCCAAGTCGTTTGAAGAAGATCTGGTGTTCTTTAACAGCGACACTCTTGAAGGAGATTTACATGAGCAGCCGCGTGATACTGAGTCGGAGGCTTATGCAGCGCTGGTGCTGGGCACCCGAGATTACGTTCGTAAATGCGGGTTCAAAAAGATAATCGTAGGCCTGAGTGGCGGTATCGACAGCGCCTTGACCGCAGCCATCGCAGTCGATGCCCTTGGTAAAGAGAACGTAATGGGAGTTTCGATGCCGGGCCCATATTCGTCGGAGGGCAGTAAGGACGATGCAAAGGCGCTCGCGAATAATCTGGGCATTCGCTATGACATCATTCCGATCTCGCCGGTCTTTGAAGAATTCCGCAAAGCGCTTTCCCCAACATTCCGCGGCTTTCCCGAAGACTTCACCGAAGAGAACATGCA
Proteins encoded in this window:
- a CDS encoding NAD+ synthase, with the protein product MKIALGQINPTVGDFCGNASKIIDYAHRAKVQGADLILFPELAICGYPPRDLVEKSSFVTQNAETLEDIAKQTNGIAVICGLVTPAESETGKSVMNSAALVRDGRLEFMQSKMLLPTYDVFDEDRYFAPARKQDVVSLNGSKLALTICEDAWNDKHFWHKRLYSIDPVEELVRAGGNLVLNISASPFTVQKREIRKKMLQAIAADFRVPVIMCNQVGGNDSLIFDGSSIVVGPDGRVLAQAKSFEEDLVFFNSDTLEGDLHEQPRDTESEAYAALVLGTRDYVRKCGFKKIIVGLSGGIDSALTAAIAVDALGKENVMGVSMPGPYSSEGSKDDAKALANNLGIRYDIIPISPVFEEFRKALSPTFRGFPEDFTEENMQSRVRGSTLMALANKFGALVLTTGNKSEMAVGYCTLYGDMCGGLAVIADVPKTMVYRLTAYRNGISPVIPEATIKKVPSAELRPNQTDQDSLPPYEVLDCILEDYVEDYKTAEQICSERGYDCKLVKSVIRMIERSEYKRQQAAPILKISQKAFGLGRRFPIAAKYEAQC